One Candidatus Korarchaeum sp. genomic region harbors:
- a CDS encoding ABC transporter ATP-binding protein — MFAVEALDLRKYFGDLRAVDGVTFKVEKGSIFGLLGPNGAGKTTTLRMIYGVLRPDGGEVRVMGTDVWREPKTARGLMGVMPEDTGIYPRLTAEENLIYFGKMRGMEPHELRRRVNELLDTLGLKEKRFTIADKLSKGQRQKVAFARAILSEPPILVLDEPTLGVDVMSAREIRDMILAYARSGKTVILSTHNMWEAERLCTHVGIISEGRMRYVGRKEELGKLADEREFEEIFLRLVRGEVVEKVS; from the coding sequence ATGTTCGCCGTGGAAGCGCTGGACCTGAGGAAGTACTTCGGGGACTTAAGAGCTGTAGACGGTGTCACCTTTAAGGTAGAGAAAGGTTCTATTTTCGGTCTACTCGGACCCAACGGTGCGGGAAAGACCACGACGTTGAGGATGATATACGGAGTGCTGAGACCTGACGGTGGTGAGGTTAGAGTCATGGGGACAGATGTGTGGAGGGAACCTAAGACGGCGAGGGGTCTGATGGGAGTTATGCCTGAGGACACCGGGATCTACCCTAGGCTAACAGCTGAGGAGAACTTGATATACTTCGGTAAGATGAGGGGGATGGAACCTCACGAGCTCAGGAGGAGAGTAAATGAACTTCTTGATACTTTGGGGCTTAAGGAAAAGAGATTTACAATTGCTGATAAGCTCTCAAAGGGGCAAAGACAGAAGGTGGCGTTCGCCAGAGCGATCCTCAGTGAGCCGCCTATACTCGTGTTAGATGAGCCTACCCTGGGAGTGGACGTTATGAGCGCTAGGGAGATCAGGGACATGATACTAGCTTATGCCAGATCGGGTAAGACCGTCATACTCTCAACCCACAATATGTGGGAAGCTGAGAGGTTATGCACCCATGTGGGGATAATAAGCGAGGGAAGGATGAGATACGTTGGTAGGAAGGAGGAGCTAGGGAAGCTAGCTGATGAGAGGGAGTTTGAGGAGATATTCTTGAGGCTCGTGAGGGGTGAGGTCGTTGAGAAGGTTTCTTAA
- a CDS encoding adenosine-specific kinase: MEIKLEVVDVTPPEGCNIIVATSHFIKTVEDVYEALADSCSCIKFGLAFCESSGPRLVRKAGNDEKLVEAAVERALKIGAGHSLVIVMRDAWPINVLPRLRQLPEIATVYAATSNPLKVIVAEYGDGRGILGVIDGGKPLGVEGKEEIRERMEFLRRIGYKHPSPE; encoded by the coding sequence ATGGAGATCAAGCTTGAGGTGGTGGACGTTACCCCTCCTGAGGGTTGCAACATAATCGTAGCTACCTCCCACTTCATTAAAACTGTTGAGGATGTCTATGAGGCCTTAGCCGACTCCTGTTCCTGCATAAAGTTCGGTTTAGCTTTCTGTGAGTCATCAGGACCTAGGCTAGTGAGGAAAGCTGGAAACGACGAGAAGCTCGTTGAGGCAGCTGTCGAGAGGGCGCTTAAGATAGGAGCTGGTCACAGCCTAGTCATAGTGATGAGGGACGCTTGGCCCATAAACGTGCTGCCCAGGTTGAGGCAGCTCCCTGAGATAGCCACGGTATACGCAGCGACATCAAATCCATTAAAAGTCATAGTAGCTGAATATGGGGACGGTAGGGGAATCCTCGGGGTCATCGATGGTGGTAAACCTCTAGGAGTCGAGGGGAAGGAGGAAATTAGGGAGAGAATGGAGTTCCTGAGGAGGATAGGGTACAAGCATCCCTCACCTGAGTGA
- a CDS encoding geranylgeranyl reductase family protein has protein sequence MWDVVVIGAGPSGSTSAYLSAKKGYRTLILDMRDLPRHKTCGGGVTWRAYEFLKSLGISVHSFEAYHKDVLIRGFGEEVRVSSDSGEFAIATVERERFDKELLDEAVSQGAEFRRLRITRVVQKEDRVELSGTGIQARYVIGAEGAYSLTANSLGIRGRWSDEDLIFAIEGRAPLYDELMFIVDASPLGYGWIFPKESDSNAGVGGMVSKSREVMVAFERFSKAHGVRRVGAWIIPTGGHGRPIARGRALLVGDAAGLADPLTGEGLYYAFRSAHECVTSLESDDPAMSYHSRMRDVLEELRLKRRARGIIVPRMGFFFKLFAAYPEIARRYMLTSIGKLDFREFWRWGLLRIPRAMLRRSLRRF, from the coding sequence ATGTGGGATGTGGTCGTAATCGGGGCGGGACCCTCGGGCTCGACCTCAGCTTACCTCTCAGCTAAGAAGGGATACCGGACATTGATCCTAGACATGAGGGACCTCCCCAGACATAAAACATGCGGAGGAGGAGTTACTTGGAGAGCATACGAATTTCTAAAGAGCTTAGGAATCTCAGTTCATTCCTTCGAGGCCTATCATAAGGATGTGCTAATAAGGGGATTCGGAGAGGAGGTAAGGGTGAGCTCTGACTCAGGAGAGTTCGCTATTGCAACCGTAGAAAGGGAAAGGTTCGATAAAGAGCTCCTGGATGAGGCAGTATCTCAGGGAGCGGAGTTCAGGAGGTTGAGGATCACGAGGGTCGTTCAGAAGGAGGACAGGGTGGAGTTGAGTGGGACCGGAATTCAAGCCAGGTACGTGATAGGGGCTGAAGGTGCTTACTCACTTACGGCTAACTCATTGGGGATCAGGGGACGCTGGAGTGATGAGGACCTGATATTCGCTATCGAGGGGAGGGCCCCTCTTTACGATGAGCTGATGTTCATAGTAGATGCCTCACCCCTGGGCTATGGTTGGATCTTCCCCAAGGAGAGTGATTCCAACGCTGGGGTTGGCGGAATGGTCTCAAAATCGAGGGAGGTGATGGTGGCTTTCGAGAGGTTCTCCAAAGCTCATGGCGTTAGGAGGGTAGGCGCTTGGATCATACCAACGGGAGGTCATGGTCGGCCTATCGCTAGAGGGAGGGCCCTCCTAGTGGGGGATGCGGCAGGGTTAGCGGATCCGTTGACTGGTGAGGGATTATATTACGCTTTCAGGAGCGCTCACGAGTGCGTCACTTCCCTAGAGTCCGATGATCCAGCGATGTCCTATCACAGTAGGATGAGGGATGTGCTCGAGGAGCTCAGGTTGAAGAGGAGAGCCAGAGGGATAATAGTCCCTCGCATGGGTTTCTTCTTCAAGCTCTTCGCAGCTTACCCGGAGATAGCCAGGAGGTACATGCTGACCTCAATAGGTAAGCTGGACTTCAGGGAGTTCTGGAGGTGGGGGTTGCTCAGGATTCCGAGGGCCATGCTGAGGAGATCTCTGAGGCGATTTTAA
- a CDS encoding ABC transporter ATP-binding protein → MRREGALLEIEVAVEARNLTKRFGNFTAVDHVNLEIRRGENFGLLGPNGAGKTTTIRMITGTIRPTEGYVKVFGVDVSREREKVLRRMGYMPQRFSLYEDLTVEENLRLYGALQGLSREYLNQRVSELMEKFLLKDLRRRLAGKLSGGMKQRLSLAVALVHDPDLLILDEPTAGVDPPLRRKFWEYFKELNKEGKTILVTTHYMDEAENCDRLALMGGGRVLTVGTPHEIKRGAMGGDLVEIQVDGILDLNGVTGLRRVLEDDGGRYLLVVEDSSSFIPEVLRKAEISGVKVKSLTPVFISLEEAFIKMMEGERD, encoded by the coding sequence GTGAGGAGGGAGGGGGCTTTGCTTGAAATAGAGGTAGCTGTTGAGGCGAGGAACTTAACGAAGAGGTTCGGGAACTTCACAGCAGTCGATCATGTGAACTTGGAGATAAGGAGGGGTGAAAACTTTGGTCTACTCGGACCGAATGGTGCGGGGAAGACAACCACCATAAGGATGATAACTGGTACTATTCGGCCTACGGAAGGCTACGTTAAGGTCTTTGGGGTAGATGTCTCAAGAGAAAGGGAGAAGGTTCTCAGGAGGATGGGATACATGCCTCAAAGATTCAGCCTGTACGAGGATCTAACCGTTGAGGAGAACCTGAGGCTCTACGGGGCTCTTCAAGGTCTCTCAAGGGAGTATCTAAATCAAAGGGTCAGCGAATTAATGGAAAAGTTCCTCTTAAAGGACCTCAGGAGGAGGTTGGCTGGTAAGCTGAGCGGAGGGATGAAACAGAGACTGAGCTTAGCTGTGGCTCTGGTACATGACCCTGATCTGCTGATACTAGACGAGCCGACAGCTGGTGTAGATCCTCCTCTGAGGAGGAAGTTTTGGGAATACTTCAAGGAGCTCAACAAGGAGGGAAAGACCATACTGGTAACGACCCATTACATGGATGAAGCTGAGAACTGCGATAGGCTCGCTCTAATGGGAGGAGGGAGGGTCCTCACGGTGGGTACGCCTCATGAGATAAAGAGGGGAGCGATGGGTGGCGACTTAGTCGAGATTCAAGTCGATGGTATCCTCGATCTTAATGGGGTAACTGGCTTAAGGAGGGTCTTGGAAGATGACGGTGGAAGGTACCTGCTCGTGGTGGAGGACTCAAGCAGCTTCATCCCGGAGGTCCTGAGGAAAGCCGAAATATCTGGGGTCAAGGTGAAATCATTAACACCAGTATTCATTAGTCTG